From the Paraflavitalea soli genome, the window AGTTCAACCTCAACGCCGATCTCGAAGCAGCCGCGAATGATGTGCGCGATAAAGTATCCAAGTCGCGCCAGCAACTGCCCACCGATATTGAACCCACCATCGTGGAAAAATCAGGACCGGCCGACTTCCTCGTGTTCCTTACCGTACAAAGCGATACCCGGAGCCTGGAAGATATCACCGACTTTGTCAACATCAATATTAAAGAAAGACTACAGTCTATTCCCGGTGTTCGCCTCGTAGATAGCTATGCAGGCCGCAAAAGAGCCATGCGCTTACGCATGGACCCGGTAAAGCTGGCCGCCTACGGACTTACCCCCAATGATATCCAGACCGCCCTCCAGCGCGAGAATGTCGATTTGCCCAGTGGCCGTATTGAAGGACAGAATACAGAAGTAACCCTGCGTACCCAGGGGCGACTGGTGACTGAAGAGGACTTCAACAATATGATCATCTCCCAGAAGGATGGCGCTATTGTGCGCTTCAGGGATATTGGTAATGCCATCATGTCTTCCCAGAACGAACGCACCGCTATGATCGTGGCCGAAGGAAAGAAAGCACAGTATGGTGTGGGCACAGGTGTACAGCCCCAGCGTGGCGCCAACTCCCTGGCCATTGTGGAAGAGTTCAAGACCCGCTTTGCGGATATTGTGAAATCGGCGCCGAAAGATTATAATATCACCCTTGGCAAAGACTTCACCGTACCTGTCCGCAACTCACTCTCCGAAGTGGAAGAAACCTTATTACTGGCCTTTGGCCTTGTTACTCTCATCATCTTCATATTCTTACGCGACTGGCGAAGTACGCTGATACCGTTGGTGGCCATCCCCGTATCCATCATATCCGCGTTCTTCATCATGTACCTGGGCGACTTCTCCATCAACGTACTTACCCTGCTGGGCATGGTACTGGCCATCGGACTCGTGGTGGATGATGCCATTGTGGTGCTGGAAAATATATATAGTAAAGTAGAAGAAGGTATGAAGCCCCTGGAAGCCGCACGAAAGGGCTCCAATGAAATATATTTTGCCGTCATCTCTACCACCGTCACCCTGGCCGCCGTGTTCCTGCCCATCTTATTCCTGGGTGGTATTACCGGCCGGTTGTTTAAAGAGTTTGCCATCGTGGTAGCAGGTTCCGTATTGATCTCCGCTTTTGTGGCATTGACCCTTTCTCCTATGATGAGCGCCTACCTCCTGAAGCCAGGCGCTTCCCATGGCTGGTTGTACCGCAAAACTGAACCCTTCTTTGTAAGCCTCAACAATGGATATGAACGTTCCCTCAAAGCATTCATGCGCTATCGCTGGGTAGGTATTGTATTGCTACTGGGTTCTTTCGGTATCGCTTATTGGCTGGCCCCCAAGCTGCCCTCTGAACTGGCGCCCCTGGAAGACAGGTCAATGGTGGGCCTCGCTGTCATAGCTCCTGAGGGTACTTCCTATGAAAGCATGGAAGAGACCATGAAGGAGATCAACGCCTATGTATCCGATTCTATTCCCGACCTCAACAACAATACTACCTATGCAGGTATAGCCGCTACCGTGGGTACCCTGGTACAACCTGTAAATGGCGGTTTCCAGTGGATATTCCTGGAAGATCCCAAGGTCCGGAAAAGTAAAATGAGCCAGCAGCAGATCTATGAAAAGTTGGTAGTAGCTTCTCAGCGTTTTCGCAACGTGATCCTCATCCCCATTCAGATACCTACCATCGGGGGCTTCTCTACTTCACAGCCCATTGAATATGTAGTACAGGCGCCTACCCTGGACAGCTTAATAGCAGTAATGCCAAGGCTGATGGGTGAAGTATATAAAAGCAAGAAGCTGGCGTTCCCCAACCCCGACTTTAAAGTAAACCGCCCCGAGATCAGTATTTCCATCGACCGGCAGCGCGCAGCACAGTTGGGTATTTCCACACAAGAGATAGGCCGTACCTTACAACTGGCCCTCAGCGGTCGGCGTTATGGGTACTTTATTTACAACGACCGTCAGTATGAAGTAATAGGTCAGCTCGATCGCGTGGAAAGATCAACCCCCGAGAACCTGCGCTCCTTATTCCTGAAGTCTGCCAGCAATGAAATGGTGTCACTCGACAACCTCGTGAGCCTGAAAGAGGGCATCAGCCCACCCGCCATCTATCGGTATAACCAATCTTACAGCGTTACCATTGGCGCTACACCTGCGCCCGGTGTAAGCTTAGGCGAGGGCATCAAAGAGTTGGACAACATCACTGCCAGCGTACTACCCAAAGGGTTCAGAACACAGCTGGCCGGCCAAAGCCGCGATTTTGCGGAAAGCAGTTCCAGTTTGATCTTCGCTTTCATCTTTGCCATATTGTTGATCTACCTCGTACTCGCGGCACAGTTCGAAAGCCTCATAGACCCTTTCATTATCCTGTTGACAGTGCCGATGGCCGTTACCGGCGCATTGCTGAGCTTATGGTTTACCGGTGAGTCTATCAATATCTTTAGTCAGATCGGTATCATCATGCTCATTGGTTTGATTACCAAAAATGGTATCCTCATTGTAGAGTTTGCCAACCATCGCAAACAGGAAGGACTCAAAGTGAAAGATGCTGTTATTTCAGCCGCTACCTCACGGTTCCGTCCCATCCTCATGACTACCCTGGCTATGATCTTCGGTACACTGCCCATTGCCTTGTCACTCGGTACATCTTCCGGAAGCCGTACCTCTCTCGGTATTGTGGTAGTGGGTGGTTTGATCTTCGCCGGTATCCTTACATTATATGTTATCCCGTCCGTGTATTCTTATTTCTCACGGCCTGCTAAGAAAACATCAGGTGAAGAGGGTGCGCTGCCTCATGGTGGAGTTCCTGTACCCGCACCCGTTACCTTGAATACAAATGCATCAATATGAACAACAAGAAAAAAATAGTGTACACCCTCTTATTATCGGCAGGTTTTCTCCTGTTCCGCGTACACACCATAGCACAGTCTTTATCCCTTTCATTGCCCGATGCCGTATCCCTGGCAATTAAAAACAACCGGTCATTGAAAGTATCAGCACTCGATATTGACAAGGCAGGCGAGGACATACGCATAGCCCGCAGTTTGGCACTGCCTGCTGCCAGCCTGGGTGGTCAGTACCTGCATTACTTTACCTTGCCTGCCTTCTTTGGATTTGGAGAGAATGGGGGAGGTGATAAAGTCCCTTATAGCCGCATGGGCGGAAGAGATCAGTTTGCCGCTACTTTGTCCGTCGCTTATCCCATTTACAATCCACTGGCCAGGCCGGCATTGAAAGAAGCCCAGCTCAACCAGCATGTTCGCAGAACCACACAGAAATTCAATGAAGTGGATGTCGCCGCAGCTGTAAAGCAGATATACCTGGGCATGCTGGTGATCAATGAAAGGCTGCAACTGCAATATGAAAGCCTGCAGCGGAATGAAAAGGCCTTGCAGGATGCCCGGTCATTGCTGGCACAAGGAAGAGGTTTGAGAGTGGATACCCTGCGTGCCTATACATCCGTCAAGAACCTGCAGCCCGATATCCTCAAATTGAATTACGCCCTTCAGGTGGGAAAGCAGCAATTGGTTACCCTCATAGGCATCGACTCTGTGCAGGATGTTCAGTTAACCGATTCCCTGGCATTGGCCAAAGATGAACAGATACCGGTGGCTGAAGTCGTCTATGAAGAAGCCAAAACACAGCGGCCCGATCTGCAGATACTGGCCATCAACCAGCAGATCAGCGATCAGTTGGTATTGCAGGCCAAAGCCCAGCGACTGCCCGTGGTTTCTTTGGTGGGCCAGTACCAGGTGCAGAGCCAGGCCAAAGGTGCTAACTTCTTTGATGCTTATTGGCCTTCAGCTTCCTTCGCCGGTGCCCAGGTGGTATTGCCCTTGTTCACCGGGTACAAAAACCGGGCAAGAATAAGCCAGGCAAAGATCAACAAAGATCAGTCGGTAGTACGCCTGACCGATGCACAGCAAAAACTTAAAACAGAAGTAGCCCAGGTAATAGCCAACCTCAATGAGACTTTTGAGCGCATGAAAACACAGGTGCAGGTAAAAGAAACCGCCAAATTGAGTTACGATATTATTCAATACCGCTATTCAAAGGGAGTAGCTTCCAGATTGGAATTAACCGATGCAGAACTGGCCCTTACTACCGCTCAGCTCAATTACCTGGAAGCAGTATTTGAATACCTCTCAGCAAGGATAGAACTCGACAGAACAAGAGGAAGGAATTAACAAGAAAGACACATGAGAAAAAGTTAAGAGAAAGGAACTGAAAAAATAGATCAACAAGAAGGTTGTTTACAAGTAGGGTTAAGAAAAAGCCTGCCGGAGAATATATCCGGCGGGCTTTTCGTTTTATAGGAAGCCTAATTCCAGCTTCGCTTCCTCACTCATCATATCCCTGTTCCAGGCTGGTTCAAAAGTGAGCATTACATTTACGTCTGTTACATTAGCTACCGTACGCACTTTTTCATCTACTTCCCGGATGATATCCCCCGCCACCGGGCAGCCCGGTGCTGTGAGCGTCATCGTGATCTGTACATATCCATCATCCCTGATATCGATTGTATACACCAGTCCCAGTTCATATATGTTAACCGGTATTTCCGGGTCATGCACTGTTTTCAGTGTCTCAATGATATCCTGTTCTGTTTGTTGCTTGTCTATCATATGAGCGCGATTAGTTTGCTTTGGCCTGGTGCGCCAAAGCATATATTTTCATTTGTTTGATCATGGCGAGTAAGCCATTCGAGCGCGTCACCGAAAGATGCTCCCGCAGCCCGATCTTGTCTACGAAATACAGTTCCGAGTTGATGATCTCTTCCGGTGTATGCCCTGATAATACACGCACCACCATACTCACCAGCCCCTTAGTGATGATCGCATCACTGTCCGCCGTAAAATGTACCCGGCCATCCTGGAGATCCGCATGAAGCCACACCTGCGCCTGGCAGCCTCGGATCAGGTTTTCAGGCTGCTTGTATTCTTCTTTGATCAGGGGAAGTTCTTTTCCCAGCTGGATGATGTATTCATATTTCTCCATCCAGTCGCCAAACATGGAAAACTCATCAATCAGTTCATCCTGTATTTCATTAATCGTCATAGTCGTAATTTCTTTTCTGATGCACAGTCGCCAGCCTCTGGCTGGTGACTGTGTATTTGCTAGCCTCTGGCTAGCCCTAATATCTAAGTAAGCATGGCTACTGCCCGCGTAACCCCTGCAGCCAGTTGATCAATTTCTTCTTTAGTATTATAAAAAGCAAAAGATACCCTTACCGTACCAGGAATGCCAAAGCACTCCATCAAAGGTTGTGTACAATGGTGACCCGTGCGTACCGCAATTCCCAGCTTGTCAAGCAGTACGCCTACATCGTAAGGGTGAACACCTTCTACAATGAAAGACAATACCCCCGACTTCTGCGCCGAAGTACCAATGATCCGCAACTTATCAATGACCGATAATTTTTGCGTAGCGTATTCCAACAGCTCATGTTCATATTGCTGGATGGCCGGTAAGCCGATATTTGTGATATAGTCAATGGCCGTACCCAGACAAATGCAGGCTTCTATATTGGGCGTGCCCGCTTCAAAACGGAAGGGGAGATCATGGTAAGTAGTCTTTTCCAGCGTCACCTGTTTGATCATGCTGCCGCCGCCCTGGTAGGGAGGCATTTGGTTCAGCCATTCTTCTTTGCCATATAAAATCCCAATACCTGTAGGGCCGTATATTTTATGTCCGGAGAATACCAGGAAGTCTACATCCAGGTCTTGCACATCCACCGGTATATGTTGTACTGCCTGCGCCGCATCCAGCAATACCGGGATATTGTGCTGGTGCGCCTGCTCGATGATGTCTTTCACCGGATTGATCGTGCCCATCGTATTCGATACATAGGCAACTGCGATCAGTTTTACCGTCTTGTCCAGCAGTGCGCTGAATTCATCCATCTTCAATTCCCCTTTCTCATTAATAGGGATCACTTTCAGCTTGGCCTTGCGGTCTTCACACATGATTTGCCAGGGCACAATGTTCGAATGGTGCTCCATGGCCGAAATAATGATCGTATCTCCTTCTTTCACAAACTGTTTGCCAAAGCTATATGCTACCAGGTTAATAGCATCCGTCGTGCCCTTGGTGAAGATCACTTCATGATCATGGCGCGCGTTGAGGAAGGCGGCAATTTTTCTGCGGGAAGCTTCGTAAGCATCCGTGGCCTTCTGGCTCAGGTGATGTACGCCCCGGTGTACATTACTATTCAGGTGAGTGTAATAGTCTTCAATCGCTTTGAGGACCGCCCAGGGTTTTTGAGCAGTAGCCCCATTATCAAAATAGATCAGCGGTTTGCCATATACAGTCGTCTGCAGAATGGGAAAATCTTTCCTGATCTGCTGTATATCCAATGTAGAAGGAGCTACCATAATGTCTGTACTCATGGTTTTGTAAATTAATGATTAACAATGAGTGTTCTAAGGGGACCTTTACGGAGCTGTTGGTTAAACAAACTACCCTGCCACTCATAAGTAACAGGGCAGTCTGTAAATAAAAATATTTCTTTCTGTGTTAAACACTCACACCACTCATTCGAAGCAAACGCTTCTGTATTCTGAATTCTGTATCCTGAATTCTCCCATCCCTACTTCAATCCCTGCTCGATCAGCGCATTGATATGCGTTTGCACTTCTGGAAGCGGAATTTTTTCTGTTACATCAAAAGCAAAAGCATGGATCAGCAAGGCGCGGGCCTTCTCTTCTCCGATGCCCCTCGACTTCAAATAGAACAATGCCTCCTGGTTAAATTGTCCCATGGTAGAACCATGGCTACATTTTACATCGTCGGCAAAGATTTCCAGCTGCGGTTTCGAATCCATCACAGCTTTCCGGCCCAGTATCATATTGTTGTTCTGCTGGAAGGCATTCGTTTTCTGCGCATCCTTGCGAACAAATATCTTTCCGTTGAACACACCGGCAGCTTCATCTTTCATCACACCCTTGTACAGTTCATTGCTGTTACAATGCGGTTTGCGGTGGTCTACAATCGTATGGTTGTCTACCAGCTGGCGACCGCCGGCCAGGTAGATGCCGTACAAGTGACTTTCTACATTCTCCCCATCCAGCGCCACATTCAGGTTGTTGCGCCAAAGGCTGGTGCCAGGGAAAGAAGCTTTATAGTTATTGTAAACACTGTTGGCTTGTTGGTAAACTTCCGTATGGTGTACATAGCGTGCATGTTCATCCCCCGCCTGTATATAATAATGTTGCACCTGTGCATTCTCCTGCAGCACAATTTCCGATACATTGTTGATGAACACCTGTGCGCCGTTTGTATCAGTAGCATAACTTTCGATGATGCTGATAGAAGAGCTCGTGCCCATTACAAACAATTGGCGGGGCTGGAAGAAAGTAGGGGCGCCCGTGGTTGTAATATGAATAAGGTGTAAAGGTTTTTCTACTACCGTATTGCGCTTCACTTCAATGAACAGCCCATTGCGGAAGAGCGCTGTATTGGCAGCCGCAAAGTGAAACTTCTCCAGGTCGATATACTTGCCAAAATGCTGCTTGAAAGCTGGCTTGCCCGCCGCATCTGACAACGAGGAAAGGTAAAGCCCTTCCACAGGTACCGCATCCGACAGGTCGGCCCGGTACTTACCATTTACCAATACGATATGATAACAATCCAGTAATTGGATCGCTGCTTTGGCAATCACCGCATCTTTTACCGACAGCACTTCTTCATCCTGTTCCAGTTCAAACCCTTCTTTCAGGGCAGGGATCAGGTTCGTGTATTTCCAGTCTTCTACCTTGGTAGAAGGAAAGCCCAGCTTTTTGAAATGCTGAAAGGCCTGTTCACGCAAGGCAATTACTTCAGCCGTCTCGCCGGAGGTGAGTGATGCACGCAGTGCGTAATCAGCGATGCACTGGTCGTATAAGGAACTATTAATTTGTGTAATGCTGTTTTCCATTCCGGTTCTTTTTCTGCTGGTTCAATAAATCTAGAGTTGTCCGGGCCTGGTTTAGCGGGGCAGTAAAATATCTGCCGCCTCTGTTTCTTTGGAATCTTCCTTCAACCAGTCGTAACCTTTCTCTTCCAGTTCCAGTGCCAGCTCTTTGGTGCCCGATTTCACGATCTGTCCTTTGTACAGTACGTGCACATAATCCGGAACGATATACTCCAGCAAACGCTGATAGTGCGTAATGATGATGAAAGCATTTTTGCCGGAACGCAGTTTATTCACCCCCCTGGATACCACGCGCAGGGCATCGATGTCCAGGCCAGAGTCTGTTTCATCCAGGATGGCCAGTTTGGGATCCAGCATAGCCAGTTGGAAGATCTCATTCCTTTTCTTTTCACCACCGGAAAAACCTTCATTCAAAGAACGGTTGGCCAGTGCAGCATCAAATTCCAGCAGCTTTTGTTTTTCTTTCAGCAGCTTCAGGAATTCTTTGGCTTCCATATTCGGTTGCCCTTTATAAGCCCTGATCTCGTTAAGAGCAGTCTTTAAAAAGTTGATGTTGGAAACCCCGGGAATTTCAACAGGGTATTGAAATGCCAGGAACACACCTTCCCTTGCACGGTCTTCAGGAGAGAGGTCCAGAAGGTCTTTGCCTTCAAATAAAGCCTGTCCGTCGGTAACCTCGTAGTTGTCCTTACCGGTGAGTACAGAAGCCAGGGTACTTTTGCCGGCGCCGTTAGGTCCCATGATGGCATGCACTTCGCCGGCCTTCACTTCCAGGTTCAACCCTTGCAGTATCTCCTTACCTTCAACAGACGCTTTCAGATTCTGAATACTTAACATTTATTAACGCTTTGATAAATTTACTTGTTGAAAACAGCTGCGAGCTCTGAGCTCCGAGCCTCGTTCCCGAAGCTCTTTCTTTTAATGCTGCCCTGTAAATCGCGGCAGCGATCCTAAATTCTACATCCTGCATCCGGAATTATCCAACCGATCCTTCCAGTGAAATGGCCAGCAACTTCTGGGCCTCCACTGCGAATTCCATGGGCAGTTGGTTCAATACCTCCTTGGCATACCCATTCACGATCAGTGCTACCGCTTTTTCCGAATCAATACCCCGTTGGTTGAGGTAAAATATCTGGTCTTCCCCGATCTTGGAGGTAGTAGCTTCATGCTCTACCATCGCCGAATTGTTCTTCGATTCAATATAAGGGAACGTATGTGCACCGCATTCATCGCCGATCAACAGCGAGTCACACTGTGTAAAGTTGCGGGCTTGATCGGCTCCACTGCCTATCTGTACCAGTCCACGGTAACTGTTCTGGCCATGTCCGGCAGAGATACCTTTTGAAATGATACGGCTGCGTGTATTTTTACCGATATGGTACATTTTCGTACCCGTATCAGCTATTTGTTTGTTCTTGGTGAGCGCTACAGAGTAGAATTCGCCCGTAGAATTATCACCACGGAGAATCACACTGGGATATTTCCAGGTAATGGCCGATCCGGTTTCCACCTGTGTCCAGGAGATCTTGGAATTGACACCCCGGCAGATACCACGTTTCGTAACGAAATTGTAGATACCACCCTTGCCATCCTTATCACCAGGATACCAGTTCTGAACCGTAGAGTATTTGATCTCCGCATTTTCCAGTGCGATCAGTTCTACCACCGCGGCGTGCAGTTGATTCTCATCACGCATCGGGGCCGTACAACCTTCCAGGTAGCTTACATAACTGTCATCATCGGCTACAATGAGCGTACGTTCAAACTGACCCGTATTTTCTGCGTTGATACGGAAGTAAGTAGAAAGCTCCATAGGACAGCGCACACCCTTGGGGATGTACACGAAAGAACCATCGGAAAATACCGCTGCATTCAGCGCCGCGAAAATATTATCTGTGTGCGGTACTACAGTACCGACGTATTTCTTTACCAGGTCGGGATATTCCTGTACTGCTTCACCAAAGGAGCAGAAGATAACTCCCATTTCCTTGAGCTTGCCTTTGAAGGTGGTAGCTACCGATACACTGTCAAATACAGCGTCTACCGCTACGCCCGCCAGCATTTGCTGTTCCGTTAAGGGAATACCCAGCTTTTCAAAGGTGGCCAGCAGTTCCGGATCTACTTCATCCAGGCTATTGTATTTGGCTTTCTTTCGGGGAGCTGCATAAAAGGAGATCGATTGCAGGTCCATGGCAGGCATCTCAAAATTCTGCCAGGAGGGCCATTCCATTTTCTCAAAATGACGGTATGCTTTCAGGCGCCATTCCAGCAACCATTCCGGTTCATTCTTTTTGGCCGAAATATACCGCACAGTATCCTCATTAAGCCCTATCGGGGCAAGGTCCATCTCAATGTTCGTAGTAAAGCCATACTTGTACTCTTCCGTTGAGACGTCTTTTAATATATCTAAATCAGTGCTCATGTTCTTTTTCGCTTGGTTAGATCAAAAAAATAACCGTTAATGTGCTGTTTTACCTTCCCACTAGCCACTCCATTCACCCACTCGCCCCTTAAAGAGCAAAGCTCTCACCGCAGGCGCAGGTCCGGGATGCATTGGGATTATTGAAAAACAATCCTTTACCGTTCAGGCCGCTCGAATAATCCAATTCTGTTCCGTACAGGTACAGCAAACTTTTCATTTCCACAACCAGTTTCACCCCCTTGTCCTCAAATACCTGGTCACTCTCTTTCATTTCCGTGTCAAACTTCATTTCGTAAGAAAGGCCAGAGCAACCGCCCCCCTTAACCCCTACGCGTACAAAACTGCCATCTGCATGCCCTTCTTTTTCCATCATTTGATGGATATATGCTTGTGCGCTATTGGAAATTGTTATCATTTTTAATGCTTTGTTGGTGATAATTACCAATATAACAATACACCAGGCTATTAGTTTGCCTGCGCAAGTTATAGCTATAAATCGTAACAGCATTGATTTACAGCAACAAACAATTGGTTGTGTGCAAAAATTCTAAATCCTTTAATGGCTGTATCCAAAATGGTAAAATCAGACTGCAAAAATAGTGTATAAACCCCGTGTTTTTTGTGGATTTCTAGGCTTTTTGCCCGCCCCGGCCCTACAATTAACAACCGTTGGCCCTTTTGGAAACACCTGAAATGACTGGCATATCAGCAAAATTCCCATATTTGGACCAGCCAGCTTACCGTACCCCCTATCCTTCGATAGCTATCGCTTATCCTTGGCCTGTTCCTTAACTGCAGAATAGCGGAAATTTGAAAGGGAAGCTGTCAAAATGGCGTAAGGGATTACCCTCTTCTGATTGGGAAGCAGAACGAAAACAGCAGTTGAATACCCATAGATCAGCTGTGGATCAACCGTAGATCAACCATGGATCAACCTACTGTCAGGTAAACCGGAAGTAAACTTGAAGTAAGCTTGAAGTAAACTGAAAGTAAACCGCACACATCGGGAGAAGGCGTAAAACCACCCGCGTCAACCGGTTGGGTGTACAAATTCCTGGACTGCCGGGAGGCAGCAATAGAAGAAATAATATCGTTGGCTTGGTGAAATACCATACAGAAAAGATACGAAAAAATGACAAACTGGCTGCTACAAATCCCGGATTGCTATAGCTAAAAAATATTATATTCGTTACGCCGTTAAACCAACGCAATTTATGATCCGTTCAGCTAAAATTGACATAGCGATCAACATCCTGGCCCTCCGCCAGGAGATACTGCTCTTGCCTAATTCCTGGTCCCCCCACTTCAATACCTACCATTACGAAGGCGAATGGACCGTTTTACCACTCCGTTCGCCCGGTGGCCATCAGGATAGGATCATACCCGACCTCATGAGCGAAGACCTCTTTGCCGACACACCCCTCATGGACCATTGCCCCGCTGTAAAACAATTAATGGCCACTTTTCAATGCCCCATACGATCAGTACGCCTGCTCAACCTTAAAAGCGGCGCCATCATAAAGGAACACCGTGATCTCGACCTCGCTTTTGAAAATGGCGAAGCCAGGTTACATATCCCCGTTTTTACCAATGAGCAGGTAGAGTTCTACGTGCAGCAGGAACGTATACAGATGGAACCGGGCGATTGCTGGTACATCAATGCCAACCTCCCGCACCGCGTAGCCAACCACGGCCCCAGCGATCGCATCCACCTCGTGATAGATTGTACCGTCAATGATTGGCTGCAACAACTGTTCGACCGCTCTCCCAAAACCCATGTCGAGGAAGAACGCAAGACCGGAGAACTATTGAAAATGATATTTGAACTTCGTCTCCAAAATACCGCCATAACCAATCGCCTGGCCGATGAACTCGAACACAGTTTATTGGAACAGGCGTAATTTCCCGGCATGCTACTCATTCAATTAACAGGATTGTCCGGCGCTGGCAAAACATCGATCGCATTCCGCGTGCAACAGATGTTACTGCAAAGAGAGATTGCTGCAGAGATCATCGACGGCGATATGTACCGCAAGTCCATTTGTAAAGACCTGGGCTTTTCTCCGGCCGACAGGCGCGAGAATATTCGGCGCCTGGGTGCTATTGCACAAGCCCTCGTACTCAAAAATACCATCGCCATCATCGCTGCCATCAATCCCTTTGATGATGTACGGAAGGAGTTAAAAGAAAAGTATGATGCCCGTACCGTCTGGATCCATTGCGCCCTCGACATCCTCGTGGAAAGAGATACCAAAGGCCTGTACAGGAAAGCCCTGTTGCCCGGTGATCATCCCGATAAGATCCGCAACCTCACCGGCTTGAACGATATATACGAGATACCCATTGGTGCCGACCTCGTCATTTATACCCATACCGAAGACCTCGAAACATCAGCCGTCAGACTATTTTCATTTATACTCGACAATATACTGGAAGCCGGATCATGAGGAGGTCCGCAGCGCTTCTACCTCGTGATAAAGATTGGTTACCCTTGCCAGGCTGGCAGGCAGTGCCTCTGTGGATGCCGGCTCCTTGAATACCTGGTCGGGATATTTCGCATGAAAACGGCTGCGTTCCTGCATTTGCGCCAATTCATTTTTCCCGATAGTCACACCCGCAAAGTCCGCTATTTTCTGCATGGTCGGTATGATCGGTTCCTTATAGTTGAGCAACAATGAAAGCGGGTCCTCCCTTGTTATTTCAAGCATAATGGTAAAATAACGTTCCAGCACTTTTACCATATAATCATCCAGCGTATCGTATTGGATCACTTCTTTGTCAAAACCAAATATCTCTGGTTCAATAATACCCTGCACCGCCTGCATGCCCCTGCGTCTGCGTTGCGACAGGATCACTTCATCAGGTGAACGATACAATAAGATAAAAGGAACCCGTGGATACAATGCGCGTAGTTGGCGATAAAAGCAGAGGTGCCAGCTATCCGATTTGATAAACAGATGCGTTTCATCACCCCTCCTTTTTTGTCCATACAGGCGGAGCGCAGCCGGAAACGCTTCCTGTAGCAACCCCGTGTCAGCGGCTTTGTTTTTATACGGTAATCGTAGCAGTTCATCCAGGAAAGGTGTTTCTGCCAATACAATATGTTGCTCATGAAGTCCGAGCAACTGCGCCAGCAAGGTGGAACCGCAGCGCGACACGTGAAAGATAAAGGCCGTAGGCGGTACCGCATCAATTTCCGCTGCCCAGGAAGGCAGGAGTTCCAGTGAACTGAGTGCCCTGTACTGCCGCGAATTCTCCGGCAGGCTTAAGCATTCACTGATTGTTTCATCAAAAAAAGGCGCTGTATAACGATGGTTGCCCGTGTACAACCAGTAGTTGTGGGGAATATTATCTACCAGTGATAATTTATAGGGTATCCAGTTGTGCAGTGCCGATGAAAGAGTGTCATTCATAGTTTGTTGTGCCGGTGGCACTCTAATGTAAACAATTTTATCACTGACTTGTTATTTCCTGTCCCCGGTTTTAGTGACTGCTATGCAGCACCAAAGCTGTAACTTGCCCCGCATTTCCTTCGACCGGTATTTACATTTCCGTTAATTGCTTGCCATTTTAATATAGCTGT encodes:
- a CDS encoding aspartyl/asparaginyl beta-hydroxylase domain-containing protein, translating into MIRSAKIDIAINILALRQEILLLPNSWSPHFNTYHYEGEWTVLPLRSPGGHQDRIIPDLMSEDLFADTPLMDHCPAVKQLMATFQCPIRSVRLLNLKSGAIIKEHRDLDLAFENGEARLHIPVFTNEQVEFYVQQERIQMEPGDCWYINANLPHRVANHGPSDRIHLVIDCTVNDWLQQLFDRSPKTHVEEERKTGELLKMIFELRLQNTAITNRLADELEHSLLEQA
- the cysC gene encoding adenylyl-sulfate kinase, whose amino-acid sequence is MLLIQLTGLSGAGKTSIAFRVQQMLLQREIAAEIIDGDMYRKSICKDLGFSPADRRENIRRLGAIAQALVLKNTIAIIAAINPFDDVRKELKEKYDARTVWIHCALDILVERDTKGLYRKALLPGDHPDKIRNLTGLNDIYEIPIGADLVIYTHTEDLETSAVRLFSFILDNILEAGS
- a CDS encoding sulfotransferase family protein; protein product: MNDTLSSALHNWIPYKLSLVDNIPHNYWLYTGNHRYTAPFFDETISECLSLPENSRQYRALSSLELLPSWAAEIDAVPPTAFIFHVSRCGSTLLAQLLGLHEQHIVLAETPFLDELLRLPYKNKAADTGLLQEAFPAALRLYGQKRRGDETHLFIKSDSWHLCFYRQLRALYPRVPFILLYRSPDEVILSQRRRRGMQAVQGIIEPEIFGFDKEVIQYDTLDDYMVKVLERYFTIMLEITREDPLSLLLNYKEPIIPTMQKIADFAGVTIGKNELAQMQERSRFHAKYPDQVFKEPASTEALPASLARVTNLYHEVEALRTSS